One segment of Gammaproteobacteria bacterium DNA contains the following:
- a CDS encoding type II secretion system protein N translates to MSWRVGRWWLAGIVAYLVFLLATLPASYAAGWAQKRVPDLQLTGVHGSMWAGSAQDIAWQGESWGQLHWRFDWAALFSGRLGCYIFLGAPDLALQARLAGNGSRVVLEDVTGHFPVSRLAHWLPLPAGSVAGQISITMQRIVLDNARPTAASGSVNFTGVSLTWPQSANLGDYQLKVQTQADGIHGSLLDTSGPLMLQGSLRVTPNGRYDVSGVVALRDPADAALGNLLRYLPSNQDGKQAFNFSGKW, encoded by the coding sequence GTGAGCTGGCGCGTCGGGCGCTGGTGGCTGGCAGGCATCGTTGCGTATCTTGTATTTCTACTGGCCACCTTGCCTGCAAGCTATGCTGCCGGGTGGGCGCAAAAACGTGTGCCGGATCTGCAGCTTACGGGCGTACATGGCAGCATGTGGGCGGGATCCGCGCAGGATATCGCGTGGCAAGGTGAATCCTGGGGCCAGTTACACTGGCGCTTTGACTGGGCCGCATTGTTTAGCGGCCGTTTGGGCTGTTATATCTTTCTCGGCGCTCCCGACTTGGCTTTGCAGGCCCGGTTGGCGGGCAACGGCAGCAGAGTGGTGCTCGAGGATGTAACGGGTCACTTCCCCGTCAGCCGGTTGGCGCACTGGTTGCCGCTACCTGCGGGCAGCGTTGCAGGCCAAATCTCCATAACCATGCAGCGAATCGTTCTGGACAACGCCCGACCCACAGCGGCAAGCGGCAGCGTCAACTTCACCGGTGTCAGTTTGACCTGGCCGCAGTCTGCAAACCTGGGGGATTATCAGCTGAAGGTGCAAACCCAGGCGGACGGCATCCACGGAAGCCTGCTGGATACCTCCGGGCCCCTGATGCTGCAGGGTAGCCTGCGTGTAACACCGAACGGCCGCTATGACGTTTCGGGTGTAGTGGCATTGCGTGATCCGGCTGATGCTGCACTTGGCAATCTGCTGCGGTATCTACCCAGCAACCAGGACGGAAAACAGGCCTTCAATTTCAGCGGAAAATGGTAG
- a CDS encoding MerR family transcriptional regulator, with protein MLEAGNNNELPAIPGKRYFTIGEVSDLCGVKPHVLRYWEQEFPQLKPVKRRGNRRYYQRHDVLVIRQIRSLLYDQGFTIGGARQQLSSDTARQDVSQSQQIVHQLRTELEELLQLLKR; from the coding sequence ATGCTGGAAGCCGGGAACAATAACGAACTGCCGGCCATCCCCGGCAAGCGTTACTTCACCATCGGTGAAGTCAGCGATCTTTGCGGCGTGAAGCCGCACGTATTGCGCTATTGGGAGCAGGAATTTCCGCAGCTCAAACCGGTCAAGCGCCGCGGCAACCGGCGTTACTACCAACGCCACGACGTGTTGGTCATCCGCCAGATACGCAGCCTGCTATACGATCAAGGCTTTACCATCGGCGGCGCCCGCCAACAGCTTTCCAGCGACACAGCACGTCAAGACGTGTCGCAAAGCCAGCAGATTGTCCATCAGTTGCGCACCGAGCTGGAAGAGCTGCTGCAGTTGCTCAAACGCTGA
- the pheS gene encoding phenylalanine--tRNA ligase subunit alpha — protein MIQEAHARAAASGSLAALDEVRVHYLGKKGVITEQLKALGRLPPGERPAAGQHVNRVKQAIAELLETRRGDLQASALEAELTTHAVDVTLPGRGQAPGGLHPVTRILERVQALFTSLGFRVEEGPEIEDEFHNFDALNFKPAHPARAEMDTFYLRDRPLLLRTHTSPVQVRALLKYGAPLRVIAPGRTFRHDYDVTHTPMFHQVEGLLVDEGVSMAHLRGTLTDFLQRFFEMDDLKLRFRPSYFPFVEPGAEVDISCIFCDGTGCRVCKQTGWLEVLGCGLVHPNVLETCRVDTRRYSGWAFGVGIERLGMLRYGINDIRMNYENDLRFLRQFR, from the coding sequence CTGATCCAGGAAGCACACGCACGCGCCGCCGCGAGCGGGTCGCTTGCGGCGCTGGACGAAGTGCGCGTGCACTACCTCGGAAAAAAGGGCGTCATCACCGAGCAGCTAAAAGCCCTGGGGCGCCTGCCGCCCGGGGAACGTCCGGCTGCGGGTCAGCATGTCAATCGGGTCAAGCAGGCAATTGCCGAGCTTCTGGAGACGCGCCGCGGTGATCTGCAAGCAAGCGCCCTGGAGGCAGAACTGACCACGCATGCCGTGGATGTGACGCTGCCCGGGCGCGGTCAGGCACCCGGCGGTCTGCATCCCGTGACCCGCATCCTGGAGCGCGTGCAGGCGCTTTTTACCAGCCTCGGCTTCCGCGTGGAAGAAGGGCCGGAAATCGAGGACGAATTCCACAATTTCGACGCGTTGAATTTCAAGCCGGCGCACCCGGCACGCGCCGAGATGGACACCTTCTATCTGCGCGACCGGCCTTTGCTGCTGCGCACGCACACCTCACCCGTGCAGGTCCGCGCGCTGCTCAAATACGGCGCGCCGCTACGCGTGATCGCGCCCGGGCGTACGTTCCGCCACGACTACGACGTGACGCATACGCCCATGTTCCACCAGGTCGAAGGTCTGCTGGTGGACGAGGGCGTGAGCATGGCGCACCTGCGCGGCACGCTCACCGATTTCCTGCAACGCTTCTTTGAAATGGATGATCTCAAGTTGCGGTTCCGTCCCTCGTATTTTCCTTTCGTGGAGCCGGGAGCCGAAGTCGACATAAGCTGTATTTTCTGCGACGGCACCGGCTGCCGCGTCTGCAAGCAAACCGGCTGGCTGGAGGTGCTGGGCTGCGGGCTGGTGCACCCCAACGTGCTGGAAACCTGTCGCGTCGACACCCGGCGCTACAGCGGTTGGGCCTTCGGCGTGGGCATTGAACGGCTGGGCATGCTGCGCTACGGCATCAATGATATCCGCATGAACTATGAAAACGATCTGCGCTTCCTGCGCCAGTTCCGCTGA
- the ihfA gene encoding integration host factor subunit alpha, giving the protein MALTKAEMAEALFEELGLNKREAKELVDLFFEEVRQALARGRQVKLSGFGNFDLRSKNQRPGRNPKTGEEIPISARRVVTFRPGQKLKARVETYAGSREQ; this is encoded by the coding sequence ATGGCGCTGACCAAGGCGGAGATGGCCGAGGCCTTGTTTGAAGAGCTGGGGCTCAACAAGCGGGAGGCGAAGGAGCTGGTGGACCTGTTTTTCGAGGAAGTCCGCCAGGCCTTGGCGCGGGGAAGACAGGTAAAGCTGTCGGGCTTCGGCAATTTCGACCTGCGCAGCAAAAACCAGCGTCCCGGTCGGAACCCCAAGACCGGTGAGGAGATCCCCATCAGCGCACGCCGCGTGGTGACTTTCAGGCCCGGACAGAAACTCAAGGCGCGAGTCGAAACCTATGCTGGAAGCCGGGAACAATAA
- the infC gene encoding translation initiation factor IF-3, which translates to MEGRLISSEKRARRNGEITAPKVRVIGPDNQQIGIMLTREAVQYAEQAGLDLVEVSPAVEPPVCRVMDFGKYLFELNKKQQTARKKQKQIQVKEVKFRPTTDEGDYRIKLRNLTRFLAEGDKAKVTIRFRGREMLHQELGTGLIERIRGDLTEAAQVEQHPRLEGRQLVMVLSPKKK; encoded by the coding sequence TTGGAGGGTCGGCTAATCAGTTCGGAAAAACGCGCCCGGCGCAACGGGGAGATCACGGCACCCAAGGTCCGGGTCATCGGCCCGGATAACCAGCAGATCGGCATCATGCTCACTCGCGAGGCCGTACAGTACGCGGAGCAGGCCGGATTGGATCTCGTGGAGGTGTCGCCCGCGGTTGAGCCCCCGGTGTGCCGGGTGATGGACTTTGGCAAATACCTCTTTGAGCTCAACAAGAAGCAGCAAACCGCGCGCAAGAAGCAGAAGCAGATTCAGGTCAAGGAAGTTAAATTCCGGCCGACGACGGACGAGGGCGATTACCGGATCAAATTGCGAAATCTGACGCGCTTCCTGGCGGAGGGCGACAAGGCCAAGGTCACGATCCGGTTCCGCGGCCGCGAAATGCTGCACCAGGAGCTGGGCACCGGCCTGATCGAGCGCATCCGCGGTGATCTCACCGAGGCCGCGCAGGTAGAGCAACATCCAAGACTCGAGGGACGGCAACTGGTTATGGTGCTGTCGCCCAAGAAGAAATAA
- the rpmI gene encoding 50S ribosomal protein L35: MPKLKTVRAAAKRFRANASGQYKRGHSHKRHILTKKSPKRKRQLRGGTAVVPQDHGRVRQMLPWS; the protein is encoded by the coding sequence ATGCCAAAGTTGAAGACCGTTCGTGCCGCGGCCAAGCGCTTCCGCGCCAATGCCAGCGGCCAATACAAGCGCGGACACTCGCACAAGCGACACATCCTCACCAAGAAGAGCCCGAAGCGCAAACGTCAGTTGCGCGGCGGTACAGCCGTGGTGCCGCAGGACCACGGGCGTGTGCGGCAAATGTTGCCCTGGTCATAA
- a CDS encoding type II secretion system protein M, whose protein sequence is MNALQQLRQWFMSLEKRERGVLGSGVVILAVFILYAALVSPYIRHRRALTAEVQAQSVLLAWMRPVASRIEASQGRQPAALPGGSLLGAVNASIASAGVAGALQQAQQSDDGSVRAQFKSVDFDSLVNWLAGLQRTYGVVASDVTVTRASGPGQVDASIRLQGSAP, encoded by the coding sequence ATGAATGCCCTGCAGCAGTTGCGCCAATGGTTCATGTCGCTGGAAAAGCGCGAACGCGGGGTATTGGGAAGCGGCGTGGTAATTCTGGCGGTGTTTATTCTGTACGCGGCACTGGTTTCTCCCTATATCCGCCACCGGCGTGCATTGACCGCGGAAGTACAGGCCCAGAGTGTGTTGCTTGCCTGGATGCGGCCCGTGGCCAGTCGCATTGAAGCGTCGCAGGGCAGGCAGCCGGCAGCGCTTCCCGGGGGCTCCTTGCTCGGCGCAGTCAATGCAAGTATCGCAAGTGCCGGCGTGGCCGGAGCCTTGCAGCAGGCGCAGCAGTCCGACGATGGTTCGGTGAGGGCACAATTCAAGAGCGTGGATTTTGACAGCCTGGTGAACTGGCTGGCGGGATTGCAGCGCACCTACGGTGTGGTCGCCAGCGATGTTACCGTAACTCGCGCATCCGGGCCGGGCCAGGTGGATGCCAGCATCAGGCTTCAGGGCTCGGCACCGTGA
- the rplT gene encoding 50S ribosomal protein L20, giving the protein MARVKRSVTSRAKHKKTLGRAKGYYNARRKTVRAAKQAVMKAGQYAFRDRRVRKREFRALWVARINAAARLHGLSYSRFMHGLKRAQVSLDRKLLADIAVSDQAGFAKLVEKAKASLA; this is encoded by the coding sequence ATGGCTCGCGTAAAACGTTCGGTCACCAGCCGCGCCAAGCACAAGAAAACCCTGGGCCGCGCCAAGGGCTATTACAACGCACGCCGCAAAACTGTCAGGGCCGCCAAACAGGCGGTCATGAAGGCGGGCCAATACGCCTTCCGAGACCGGCGCGTGCGCAAACGGGAATTTCGCGCTTTGTGGGTGGCGCGCATAAATGCCGCCGCACGGCTCCACGGCCTGTCCTACAGCCGCTTCATGCATGGACTGAAGCGTGCGCAGGTCAGCCTCGATCGCAAATTGCTGGCGGACATTGCCGTCAGTGATCAGGCGGGCTTTGCGAAGCTTGTGGAAAAGGCCAAAGCAAGTCTGGCCTGA
- the pheT gene encoding phenylalanine--tRNA ligase subunit beta: MKLSEQWLREFVNPRATAGEIAERLTLAGIEISSVTDALPPIDKVVVGEVLKVARHPQADKLSICDVRISARKQLQIVCGAPNVHAGMKAAVALPGARLPDGTEIHVSRLRGMESQGMLCSARELGIGDDHSGLVELPVDSTVGKPLIQVLGGADKVLEVEITPNRGDCLSVLGIARELGALFDLDLHLPQCAPVKPTIKDTLPVTLAAPEACPVFSGRIIRGLRTDAVTPLWMRERLRRAGLRCVHPVVDVTQYVMLELGQPMHVYDLKRVSGSIVVRMARTGESLQLLDGNTHTLEPDMLVVADSTRPLGVGGIMGGAASSVQADTRDIYLEAAFFAPQIISSRERKLGVQTDAAYRFARGVDPTGQTRALERATRLLLNIASGEPGPVNRVTGRPNAAAKLVLRQLKLRQLLGIKVPDREVGRILSRLGFRTRKRARTWEVRAPSHRFDLEREEDLVEEVGRVFGYEHIPAIAYPSTQRMLPLPEEQLPLARLRGILTGRGYQEVITYSFVDGLLQQRLTGGPGIALANPITTDMTEMRCSLWPGLVQTLRYNLNRQQERVRVFECGMRFIEQHNEITQENVLSGLITGSQYPAQWGLPQRAADLSDLRGDVETLLAASEAAERLGASAALHPALHPGQSAKLHLNGVDLGWMGALHPILLRELTLDQPVFLFELRLGPLLSGRLPKLAPISPFPSLSRDLAVVVDERVPAATILGLVREAVAPQPIEVNIFDIYHGPGIDSGRKSVALSLILQDSSRTLTDEAADATVKQVVRQLQDKLGATIRD; the protein is encoded by the coding sequence ATGAAACTCAGCGAACAATGGCTGCGTGAATTCGTGAACCCGCGGGCCACGGCAGGTGAGATTGCCGAGCGTCTGACGTTGGCCGGAATTGAAATCTCGTCCGTCACCGATGCGCTGCCGCCGATTGACAAGGTGGTGGTCGGTGAGGTGCTGAAGGTCGCGCGTCATCCTCAGGCGGACAAACTCAGCATTTGCGATGTCCGCATCAGCGCCAGGAAACAACTGCAAATCGTTTGCGGCGCGCCTAATGTTCACGCAGGCATGAAAGCCGCCGTGGCTCTGCCCGGTGCCCGCTTGCCGGACGGCACCGAGATTCACGTGAGCCGGCTGAGGGGAATGGAATCCCAGGGCATGCTGTGTTCCGCACGCGAGCTGGGCATTGGGGATGATCATTCAGGCCTTGTGGAATTACCCGTGGATTCGACGGTCGGGAAGCCGTTGATCCAGGTGCTGGGCGGTGCCGACAAAGTTCTGGAAGTGGAAATCACGCCGAATCGTGGTGACTGCCTGAGCGTGCTTGGCATCGCGCGCGAGCTGGGCGCACTCTTCGATCTGGACTTGCATCTACCGCAGTGCGCGCCGGTCAAGCCGACGATCAAGGACACGCTGCCAGTGACCCTCGCAGCACCGGAAGCTTGTCCGGTATTTTCCGGGCGGATCATTCGTGGTTTGCGTACCGATGCCGTGACCCCGTTGTGGATGCGCGAGCGACTGCGCCGCGCCGGATTACGCTGTGTGCACCCCGTGGTGGACGTCACCCAGTACGTCATGCTGGAACTGGGTCAGCCCATGCATGTCTACGATTTGAAGCGTGTGTCCGGAAGCATAGTTGTGCGCATGGCCAGGACCGGCGAGTCACTGCAGCTTCTGGATGGGAACACGCACACTCTGGAGCCGGATATGTTGGTCGTCGCCGACAGCACGCGCCCGTTGGGCGTGGGCGGGATCATGGGAGGCGCGGCGTCGAGCGTACAGGCGGATACCAGAGATATTTATCTGGAAGCCGCGTTTTTCGCGCCCCAGATCATCAGCAGTCGTGAACGCAAACTGGGTGTGCAAACCGATGCGGCCTACCGTTTTGCGCGCGGTGTGGATCCGACGGGCCAGACGCGTGCGCTGGAGCGTGCGACGCGACTGCTTTTGAACATTGCGAGTGGAGAGCCGGGCCCCGTGAACAGGGTTACGGGGAGGCCAAATGCGGCGGCCAAACTGGTTTTGCGGCAACTGAAATTGAGGCAGTTGCTGGGTATCAAGGTTCCCGATCGCGAAGTGGGCCGTATTCTGAGCCGCCTGGGATTCCGGACACGCAAGCGCGCGCGCACTTGGGAGGTGAGGGCGCCCAGTCACCGCTTCGACCTTGAAAGGGAAGAAGACTTGGTGGAAGAGGTGGGGCGGGTGTTCGGGTATGAGCACATACCTGCCATTGCCTACCCGTCCACCCAGCGCATGCTGCCCTTGCCGGAGGAGCAACTGCCGTTGGCCCGGCTGCGGGGCATACTGACCGGACGCGGATACCAGGAGGTCATCACCTACAGCTTCGTAGATGGACTGCTGCAGCAACGGCTTACGGGCGGCCCGGGAATTGCACTGGCCAATCCCATCACCACCGATATGACTGAGATGCGTTGCAGCCTGTGGCCGGGCTTGGTTCAGACGCTGCGTTACAACCTGAATCGTCAACAAGAGCGCGTGCGTGTTTTCGAGTGTGGAATGAGATTTATCGAACAACATAATGAAATAACACAGGAAAATGTCTTATCTGGATTGATAACTGGTTCCCAATATCCAGCCCAATGGGGACTACCGCAGCGCGCGGCCGACCTTTCCGACCTCCGGGGCGATGTGGAGACCCTGCTGGCGGCGAGCGAAGCCGCGGAGCGGCTGGGGGCCAGTGCAGCACTGCATCCGGCGTTGCATCCCGGCCAGTCGGCAAAGCTCCACTTGAACGGAGTTGATCTGGGCTGGATGGGCGCGTTACATCCCATCCTGCTCCGTGAACTGACGCTGGATCAGCCGGTATTCCTGTTTGAGCTGCGCCTAGGGCCATTGCTGAGTGGGCGTCTGCCGAAGCTCGCGCCCATATCCCCATTTCCTTCGTTGTCGCGGGACTTGGCGGTGGTGGTGGATGAAAGGGTGCCCGCCGCCACGATTTTGGGGCTGGTGCGGGAGGCCGTCGCGCCCCAACCTATTGAAGTTAACATATTTGACATATATCATGGACCAGGCATAGATTCTGGACGAAAAAGTGTGGCTTTGAGCTTGATTTTACAAGACTCTTCGCGCACTCTAACGGACGAGGCTGCGGATGCGACTGTCAAGCAAGTAGTCCGGCAGCTGCAAGATAAACTGGGTGCAACAATAAGAGACTAA
- a CDS encoding EAL domain-containing protein, which translates to MHPLPASAVHALTEQLAGLTGEDFIRDVTRRLAYALDVEYAFVSVRQTPDNPKLRIISAWHVNRAVSGSELAIEGTPAARTLAESEVWHADEVVSLYPKDRWLRKHGVRAFCAVAIRDVDGRAIGHLGVMSRQPLQADAQLLSTLRALATRAAAELRRQRLDEIQRLTTAKLANLFRMTSDIIGAATFENLQITDISPSVEQLLGLSPATLIGQSLSNSELFESSQLGTEFMQELKAGGHIVNRKVALRASNGMVRHARLSAEAREYGGSRHILFSLVDVTDSQAALGHVQNLNATVDALFSTAQDAIFICACPSSNPADWTFSQVNDIACEWLGYARNELQQSACTKVLDAGDLTKLQTESAHQRSDSWPMHFRSKGGNALPCEVQTKLIGEGSQRVLLLRCQHRLQDAQSVGAQRDREHKYQDYFDNASDGIYRATPDGLIVSANPALARILGYENPKEIVADKLNIASRIYVRSEQRAELLRRLEEHGQYSAQEFQIFRKDGTTIWVCDNSRAVKDARGHILYFEGTLQDITGRKRAEEALLRSEEKYRLLVDMSQDGVFLSQAGKLIYVNRAFAQMLGHRSEDMHGMPLSEVIVSANDGLAEKIAADAVDEHYLDPHEMHLRGKPGMPRITASVAVSRIFWRGRPAVMGTARDVTERKKVEQDLVHSAYHDALTGLPNRSFFMDRLRQAVASNNSAGTAPFALLFLDLDRFKLINDSLGHSFGDRLLTAITKRLHTCLRPADLMARYGGDEFTILLEHIQALDEATAVAERIHEELARAFTVGGRDVFSTASIGIVTSAPHYQHPDELLRDADTAMYRAKAAGKAGYVVFDDAMHQHVKANLKLETELRHALQRNEFRVYFQPILDLASGRLTGFEALVRWAHPERGLVTPDQFLAVAEETGLIIPLGWWVIETACAHLSQWRKRHKHLGDKITVSVNIANRQFAHWLLPQRVARVLDMTDIPAGSLCLEITETVFMDNPELAAETISRLRAIGVNLQMDDFGTGYSSLSALRTFKLDTLKIDRSFIAGIEKNRSDRSIVRTITVLAADLGMDVVAEGIETARQLELLRALGCRRGQGYYFSKPLAVNEVDRYLAALKPLDA; encoded by the coding sequence ATGCACCCGCTCCCCGCCAGCGCAGTTCACGCGCTGACCGAGCAATTGGCGGGCCTCACGGGCGAGGATTTCATTCGCGACGTCACCCGGCGTTTGGCATATGCACTGGATGTCGAATATGCCTTCGTGAGCGTGCGCCAGACCCCAGACAATCCCAAATTGCGGATCATCTCCGCCTGGCATGTGAATCGCGCGGTGTCGGGCAGCGAGTTGGCCATCGAGGGGACGCCGGCTGCACGCACGCTGGCCGAATCCGAGGTATGGCACGCAGATGAGGTTGTCAGCCTCTATCCCAAAGACCGGTGGCTGCGCAAACACGGTGTGCGCGCCTTTTGTGCTGTGGCCATTCGTGATGTGGACGGCCGCGCGATCGGGCACCTCGGCGTCATGTCGCGCCAGCCGCTGCAGGCCGACGCGCAGTTGCTCTCGACATTGCGCGCCCTGGCAACGCGCGCTGCCGCTGAATTGCGCCGGCAGCGCCTGGACGAAATTCAACGCCTGACGACCGCAAAACTCGCCAACCTATTCCGCATGACGTCGGACATTATTGGTGCAGCCACATTCGAGAATTTGCAGATTACCGACATCAGCCCCTCCGTCGAGCAACTTCTCGGACTCAGCCCCGCTACATTGATAGGCCAGAGCCTGTCAAACTCGGAGCTGTTCGAAAGTTCGCAACTGGGAACCGAGTTCATGCAGGAGTTAAAGGCGGGTGGCCACATCGTAAATCGCAAAGTTGCCCTGCGTGCCAGCAACGGCATGGTGCGGCACGCACGGTTGTCGGCAGAAGCCCGCGAATATGGCGGTTCGCGCCACATCCTTTTCAGCCTTGTGGACGTTACGGATTCTCAGGCGGCCTTGGGCCACGTACAGAACCTCAATGCTACCGTCGATGCATTGTTCAGTACGGCGCAGGATGCCATCTTTATCTGTGCCTGTCCGTCGTCAAACCCTGCCGACTGGACATTTTCACAAGTCAACGATATTGCCTGCGAGTGGCTGGGCTACGCACGCAACGAGCTGCAACAGTCGGCCTGCACCAAGGTGCTGGATGCCGGTGATCTGACCAAACTCCAAACGGAATCAGCGCACCAGCGGTCTGATTCCTGGCCGATGCATTTCCGCAGCAAAGGCGGAAACGCACTTCCCTGCGAAGTGCAGACCAAACTTATTGGTGAAGGCAGTCAACGCGTACTGCTGCTGCGCTGCCAGCACAGATTGCAGGACGCCCAATCCGTCGGCGCACAGCGGGACCGCGAACACAAGTACCAGGACTATTTTGACAACGCCAGCGATGGTATCTATCGAGCTACGCCTGATGGTCTGATTGTCAGCGCCAATCCGGCACTGGCGCGGATACTAGGCTACGAGAATCCCAAGGAAATCGTCGCGGACAAATTGAACATTGCCTCGCGCATCTATGTGCGCAGCGAACAGCGCGCGGAACTGTTGCGCCGTCTCGAGGAGCACGGGCAATATTCCGCTCAGGAATTTCAGATCTTCCGGAAAGATGGCACCACGATTTGGGTGTGTGACAATTCGCGCGCAGTCAAGGACGCGCGTGGGCACATTCTGTATTTCGAGGGTACGCTGCAGGATATCACCGGCCGCAAGCGCGCCGAAGAGGCACTGCTGCGTTCAGAGGAAAAATACCGCTTGCTGGTGGACATGAGCCAGGACGGCGTATTTCTCAGTCAGGCCGGGAAACTGATCTACGTGAATCGTGCCTTTGCGCAGATGCTTGGGCATCGCTCCGAAGACATGCACGGTATGCCGCTCAGCGAGGTGATAGTCTCAGCCAACGATGGATTGGCGGAAAAAATTGCCGCGGATGCGGTTGATGAGCACTATCTGGATCCGCATGAAATGCACTTGCGGGGCAAGCCCGGCATGCCGCGCATCACCGCATCTGTTGCCGTGAGCCGGATTTTCTGGCGCGGCCGCCCCGCCGTCATGGGCACCGCACGCGACGTCACCGAGCGCAAGAAAGTCGAGCAGGATTTGGTGCACAGTGCCTATCACGATGCGCTTACCGGCCTGCCAAACCGCAGCTTTTTCATGGATCGGCTGCGTCAGGCCGTGGCCTCGAATAATTCTGCTGGTACGGCTCCATTTGCCCTTTTGTTTCTCGATCTCGATCGCTTCAAGCTGATCAACGACAGCTTAGGCCACAGCTTCGGAGATCGGCTGTTGACGGCTATTACCAAACGCCTGCACACCTGTCTGCGCCCTGCGGATCTCATGGCGCGCTACGGCGGTGACGAATTCACCATCCTTCTGGAGCATATACAGGCTCTGGACGAAGCCACTGCCGTGGCGGAACGCATTCATGAGGAGCTGGCACGTGCCTTTACTGTCGGCGGCCGCGACGTATTTTCCACCGCCAGCATCGGCATCGTCACCAGTGCGCCTCACTATCAGCATCCGGATGAATTGCTACGGGATGCGGACACTGCCATGTATCGCGCCAAAGCTGCCGGCAAGGCGGGTTACGTGGTTTTTGATGACGCCATGCACCAGCATGTCAAAGCCAACCTGAAACTGGAGACTGAGCTGCGCCACGCGCTGCAGCGCAACGAGTTCCGCGTCTATTTTCAACCGATTCTCGATCTCGCCAGCGGGCGCCTCACCGGTTTCGAGGCCTTGGTGCGTTGGGCACATCCTGAACGCGGTTTGGTAACGCCCGATCAATTCCTGGCGGTTGCCGAAGAAACCGGACTGATTATTCCGCTGGGCTGGTGGGTGATTGAAACCGCGTGCGCGCATTTGTCCCAGTGGCGCAAGCGTCACAAGCACCTGGGTGACAAAATCACGGTGAGCGTAAACATAGCGAATCGCCAGTTTGCCCACTGGTTGCTGCCGCAGCGCGTTGCCCGGGTGCTGGACATGACCGACATCCCCGCCGGCAGCCTGTGCCTGGAAATCACCGAGACGGTGTTCATGGATAATCCGGAGTTGGCGGCCGAGACCATCAGTCGCTTGCGCGCCATCGGAGTGAATCTGCAAATGGACGATTTCGGCACCGGCTATTCTTCGCTCAGTGCTTTGCGCACATTCAAGCTGGATACGTTAAAGATCGACCGTTCATTTATCGCCGGCATAGAAAAAAACCGCAGTGACCGGTCAATTGTCCGCACCATCACGGTCCTGGCGGCGGACTTGGGGATGGACGTGGTTGCCGAGGGTATCGAAACCGCCCGCCAACTTGAACTCCTGCGTGCGCTGGGTTGCCGCCGTGGGCAAGGCTATTATTTTTCGAAGCCGTTGGCCGTGAATGAAGTGGACCGTTACCTGGCGGCATTGAAACCACTCGACGCTTGA